GGGTGTAGTGCTGGCTGGCAAATGGCTCGACCATGGGGGCGCTGGCCAGTTTTTGCTGCTGGCCATTGCCACTGACATCCAGACGACTGAAGGAAACGTGGAACGGAGTCGGGTTATGCACCTCGAGTTGCGCCTGGCCATTAACCTGACGGATTGACCATTGCAGATCCTTGAGGCGAGGGATCGGGTTGCCCTTGAGCTGCGTCGGTCGATAGAACAGTTTGATGCGAGTGCGCAGGGCGATGTTCAGGACATTGCCTTCGCTGGCGACGGCCTGAGGGATCTCCTGCACATTGAAATAGAACACTGACTCCCGATCCGTCGGGAGCGTATTGGGCAGTCCGTTGATCTGCACTTGCTGCTGCTTGCCGGGGTTCAGTCGAAACAAGGGCGGGGAGGGAATGAACGGCACGGCCGTGGTCGTATCGTCGGCTGCGGTGTTGACCCAGGTTTGTACGGCGAATGCCTTGTCGCTGGGGTTGGCGACAATGACGGACACACTGCGTTTGTCGCTGTCGAACACCACTCGGGTCGCACTGATGGTCAGGGCCGCGTGGCTGGAGGGTATATGGGCCGCGAGCATGAAAAAAGAGAGGCAGGCGCCCAAGGCTGGTCGGCAAGCGACAGCCTGTTTGATAGAGCCGAACATGAGAGAAGTACCTTTGGAATCCTGGGTGTGGAACGACCACCCAAGCGTGTTCAACGTGCTGCCGCCTGCACGTTCCAGGCGCTGTGCAGGCGGCAGCCAGGGCTATCAGTTCACGGCAACGCTGAACTGGATGTCTGCCGAGGCGACACCAGCGGTCACGGCTGCGGTCAGCGAGCGATAGGAGGCATTGAACCGCAGGTCGGTCGGGCGGTCGAAGGCGAT
This region of Pseudomonas fluorescens genomic DNA includes:
- a CDS encoding fimbrial biogenesis chaperone — its product is MFGSIKQAVACRPALGACLSFFMLAAHIPSSHAALTISATRVVFDSDKRSVSVIVANPSDKAFAVQTWVNTAADDTTTAVPFIPSPPLFRLNPGKQQQVQINGLPNTLPTDRESVFYFNVQEIPQAVASEGNVLNIALRTRIKLFYRPTQLKGNPIPRLKDLQWSIRQVNGQAQLEVHNPTPFHVSFSRLDVSGNGQQQKLASAPMVEPFASQHYTLNGVKAGPGLHVEFSAINDYGGYSAPLRLPIQLTP